One Actinomyces marmotae DNA window includes the following coding sequences:
- a CDS encoding DUF6049 family protein, whose product MSSRRTRRLLASAAAVLSSAAMMIAGPAIAAPVAPAGAPVRGGAPAVKVLPADNAPSAPGPTAPSVTAGAVTLTVDAMAPEILHSGEDLRISGTITNGTTTNLSGASILVQAQQTTEVSTGNLSSWLANERNTSLVTAMDEALGTDVAPGTSQRFSVTVKNSDLPLADTDQWGPRGIQVTLLQSGNTLAQDRAISLWDSGASVDPSRVAVVIPVTASPAELALLANLGTTEQRQAEQAAEDAARETSNPTAGPTATHSASPSPGASPSAAPTASATPAPSATSSPSPSAGPDSVPPVASPGSGASLHALRQRVKGLLDLAGDGVILAIDPALIDALGMTPERLQAAAAAGSGGSAPQPAPAPSASADPSGSPSPTASPAPAPRDVAEEDLTELAGSLYRALTGSGAKGKGDVVALPWGDADASALTHLGATELMTTATARTSGSLLVGASASASLAWPAGPLDAQTLSALPDSTRVVVASPGDMSVTEPLTYTPSGIASREGRAVLLPDAALSSGIAGSLETQASTQSLSEIDTRQYLRAQTAILTRQAPNLGRDVVVAIDRRTASMTSPTVLGARVDALRQTSWTAPTGLADLSANASQQASQDDEPGRAALPDIKVIDTELSDPELSQARAAAQRVSATSSVLHDPAAIMGTRAQVVSSVSASAWRSDTAGRAALIAGADAAANSVVNALQVTPSSTINLISDKAQLPIRVSSSLTQDSTVVVEVISGSPRLQTKETVSVVVPAGGQAVASVPVTAVGSGNASLTARILSSDGTEVGTPAKLRIRVRADWEGRGTRIVTGVLVVLLAAGIYRTVRRGRRAVPDAPLAGAPELEGDA is encoded by the coding sequence ATGAGTTCGCGTCGCACGCGGCGCCTGCTGGCCTCAGCGGCGGCCGTCCTGTCCAGCGCGGCCATGATGATCGCCGGGCCGGCGATCGCCGCGCCCGTAGCGCCGGCGGGGGCGCCGGTGCGGGGAGGCGCCCCGGCGGTCAAGGTCCTGCCCGCCGATAACGCGCCCAGCGCCCCCGGCCCAACCGCCCCCAGCGTCACCGCCGGCGCCGTGACCCTCACGGTGGACGCCATGGCCCCTGAGATCCTGCACTCGGGAGAGGACCTGCGCATCTCCGGGACCATCACCAACGGCACGACGACGAACCTCTCCGGCGCCTCGATCCTCGTCCAGGCGCAGCAGACCACGGAGGTCTCCACCGGAAATCTCAGCTCCTGGCTCGCCAACGAGCGCAACACGTCGCTCGTCACCGCGATGGATGAGGCCCTCGGAACCGACGTCGCCCCCGGCACCTCGCAGCGCTTCTCCGTGACCGTCAAGAACTCCGACCTCCCCCTGGCGGACACCGATCAATGGGGCCCGCGCGGCATCCAGGTGACCCTGCTGCAGAGCGGCAACACGCTCGCCCAGGACCGGGCCATCTCGCTGTGGGACAGCGGCGCGTCCGTGGATCCCAGCCGCGTCGCCGTCGTCATCCCTGTGACCGCGAGCCCCGCCGAGCTCGCGCTCCTGGCGAACCTGGGAACCACCGAGCAGCGTCAGGCGGAGCAGGCCGCTGAGGACGCCGCCAGGGAGACGAGCAACCCGACGGCCGGCCCCACTGCCACCCACAGCGCCTCACCGAGCCCTGGGGCGAGCCCCTCCGCGGCGCCGACCGCGAGCGCGACCCCCGCCCCCTCCGCGACCTCCTCGCCGAGCCCCTCCGCGGGGCCGGACTCCGTCCCCCCGGTCGCCTCACCGGGCTCAGGGGCCTCCCTTCACGCCCTGCGCCAGCGCGTGAAGGGGTTGCTCGACCTCGCCGGCGACGGCGTCATCCTGGCCATCGACCCGGCCCTCATCGACGCCCTCGGCATGACTCCTGAGCGCCTCCAGGCCGCCGCCGCGGCGGGCTCCGGAGGATCGGCGCCCCAGCCCGCCCCCGCGCCCAGCGCGTCGGCCGACCCCAGCGGCTCGCCGAGCCCCACAGCCTCACCAGCTCCGGCCCCACGGGATGTGGCGGAGGAGGACCTCACCGAGCTCGCCGGCTCCCTGTACCGGGCTCTGACAGGATCGGGCGCGAAGGGCAAGGGCGATGTCGTCGCCCTTCCCTGGGGCGATGCCGATGCGTCCGCCCTGACCCATCTGGGCGCCACGGAACTCATGACCACCGCCACGGCCCGGACGAGCGGCTCACTGCTGGTCGGCGCGAGCGCGAGCGCCTCCCTGGCCTGGCCCGCGGGGCCCCTGGATGCCCAGACGCTGTCGGCCCTGCCGGACTCGACGCGCGTCGTCGTCGCCTCCCCGGGGGATATGAGCGTCACGGAGCCGCTGACCTACACGCCCTCGGGCATCGCCTCGCGGGAGGGTCGCGCGGTTCTCCTGCCGGATGCCGCGCTGAGTTCCGGGATCGCGGGGAGCCTGGAGACGCAGGCCTCCACGCAGTCGTTGAGCGAGATCGACACCCGCCAGTACCTGCGCGCCCAGACGGCGATCCTCACTCGCCAGGCCCCGAACCTGGGCCGGGACGTGGTGGTCGCCATCGATCGCCGGACCGCCTCGATGACCTCGCCCACGGTCCTGGGGGCCCGGGTCGACGCGCTGAGGCAGACCAGTTGGACGGCCCCCACCGGTCTGGCCGATCTCAGCGCCAACGCCAGCCAGCAGGCCTCTCAGGACGATGAGCCCGGCCGCGCCGCGCTGCCGGACATCAAGGTCATCGACACCGAGCTGAGCGATCCCGAGCTCTCCCAGGCCCGCGCCGCCGCGCAGCGCGTGAGCGCCACGAGCTCGGTCCTCCACGACCCCGCGGCGATCATGGGCACGCGCGCCCAAGTGGTCTCCTCCGTGTCCGCCTCGGCCTGGAGGTCGGACACCGCCGGGCGCGCGGCGCTCATCGCTGGCGCCGACGCCGCCGCGAACTCCGTGGTCAACGCCCTGCAGGTCACCCCGAGCTCAACGATCAACCTCATCAGCGACAAGGCGCAGCTGCCGATCCGCGTCTCCTCGTCCCTCACGCAGGACTCCACCGTGGTGGTCGAGGTCATATCCGGCTCGCCGCGACTCCAGACCAAGGAGACGGTCTCAGTTGTGGTCCCTGCCGGGGGCCAGGCCGTCGCCTCCGTGCCCGTGACCGCCGTCGGCTCGGGTAACGCGAGCCTCACGGCGAGGATCCTGTCCTCGGACGGCACCGAGGTCGGCACCCCGGCGAAACTGCGCATACGGGTGCGCGCCGACTGGGAGGGCCGGGGCACCCGGATCGTCACCGGCGTCCTCGTGGTCCTACTGGCCGCCGGCATCTACCGAACCGTCCGGCGCGGCAGGCGCGCAGTGCCCGACGCCCCGCTCGCGGGCGCCCCCGAGCTGGAGGGAGACGCATGA
- a CDS encoding lipid II flippase MurJ, translated as MTPAHAQNAPMAPRPGQAGRPVAGPVAPDRPDGRAPQAAPEPSRRRKAPKPASIMRSSVVMMVGTMASRLLGLVRNALLIAALGATASGAADAFNIANTLPNQLYNMLVGGILNAVLVPQIVRALRRENGEEVVNRLLTAAGTLILAITALLTLAAPFIIYLYGGGLGRWLPVGYAFAFWCMPQVFFYGLYALWGQVLNARHVFGPYMWAPVVNNIISIASLIAYIAIYGRYAGADGGPAEWDAMRITLIAGTTTLGIVIQALVLYFPLRHSGFTPRIIFGVRGLGLGDTSKIAGWALIGIVVAALGDWAVMNLGSRAVSAAEKVADQGIIIPSTTMYNNALLIYILPQSLVTTSVVTALFTRMSEKAAANDGAGVRDDLSLGLRSVAVFTVLASAGIAVLATPALQAFVPSVSLAQARAAAPILVALAMGIVVQGIWFTTQRVLLAYGDTRRLVRADITVGVIPVVVCLLTYFLAEPQHWMLWAAISSPIAQAGAVAVVVPLMRRHLPDLDSRRVISTHLRLIGAVIPAVVAGIGVRELLGDADGHLMGAAALDAIFVVLTVGAIMTLIYLAAARALRIDELAILMNPVSGIVTKAGRALPGGAGRALTRLGGSLKMAPARPAPATAAPASAAPAPDRAPAPAAPPAEAMPSTAPAHALPESLPPAARTAVWPTAAQEPSHGQTEAQPHAQPTTIPVAGAPATGEPPTALPPSITPAGSTGAFATGPALAFPGPLAPAAIPRSEAPAGKVSPSSPDSFAVRAPGAATISPNAQIADSTGGSVRMDGMDQAKPIGSGRYALTAAMPATLPRIVRHLGRDAILGREVVVLTLSGATPHRDEILDAASRAALIDDARLQRIYDVEHGNPAFIVSESVAGRSFGSLVREGLSPAQVRAIVGEAAQALEAASRRGLHHLNLAPESVRVMPDGTVRISGVGIEAAALDLEKSSGDPLDPDRADARSLVELLYFGLTRRWPGKRAGIAPAPTSEGMPARPSSFVPALASEKELDDLAARSFSDQAPISASEVAHQLGRWDTADLRGLVPQAPTTPGRAPARPSSAAPAPSPRPSASPMPAEAAKTVLGRLRGLSANRAGALGTRPGASAASTEAASSASEPATSTAAPLPPATASAAPLPPAVPAAPASSTAAPPPPVEAPTQALPPAQPAPTLLEPLDTSGSLPRIDDDSEDDDAETNSRVSTGIIVGLLAIVLVVAYFAITNILQLLGVPLVEKEVPAARTVPSTAAAPSSDGRGGDAPGSQAPITITGAKSLSGQHPELEGRLVDGDTSKDWHTQWANQPTGLGNVSIAVTLKQAAPVSGISLQGTGQGGHVQIRATSAQDPQGGTLLAEGPFTSGATSFSFGATTTDTIVIVITELPVAPDDGKNKATITEITLR; from the coding sequence ATGACCCCCGCCCACGCCCAGAACGCCCCGATGGCGCCCCGGCCAGGCCAGGCAGGCCGGCCGGTCGCCGGGCCGGTCGCGCCGGATCGGCCCGACGGGCGGGCCCCCCAGGCCGCCCCTGAGCCGAGCCGGAGGCGCAAGGCGCCCAAGCCGGCGTCGATCATGCGCTCCTCGGTGGTCATGATGGTCGGGACCATGGCCTCCCGCCTCCTGGGGCTCGTGCGCAACGCCCTGCTCATCGCCGCCCTGGGGGCCACGGCCTCCGGCGCCGCCGACGCCTTCAACATCGCCAACACCCTGCCCAACCAGCTCTACAACATGCTGGTAGGCGGCATCCTCAACGCCGTCCTCGTCCCGCAGATCGTGCGGGCGCTACGGCGCGAGAACGGCGAGGAGGTCGTCAACCGGCTGCTCACCGCCGCCGGCACCCTCATCCTGGCCATCACGGCGCTGCTCACCCTCGCCGCTCCCTTCATCATCTACCTCTACGGCGGTGGTCTGGGGCGGTGGCTCCCAGTGGGCTACGCCTTCGCGTTCTGGTGCATGCCGCAGGTCTTCTTCTACGGGCTCTACGCCCTGTGGGGGCAGGTACTCAACGCCCGCCACGTCTTCGGGCCCTACATGTGGGCGCCCGTGGTCAACAACATCATCTCCATCGCCTCGCTCATCGCCTACATCGCGATCTACGGCCGCTACGCGGGAGCAGACGGCGGCCCCGCCGAGTGGGACGCCATGCGCATCACGCTCATCGCGGGAACGACGACGCTGGGCATCGTCATCCAGGCGCTCGTCCTCTACTTCCCACTGCGCCACTCGGGTTTCACCCCGCGCATCATCTTCGGGGTGCGGGGCCTAGGCCTGGGCGACACCTCCAAGATCGCCGGGTGGGCGCTTATCGGGATCGTCGTCGCCGCCCTGGGCGACTGGGCCGTCATGAACCTGGGCTCACGGGCCGTGTCGGCGGCGGAGAAGGTCGCCGACCAGGGAATCATCATCCCCTCGACGACGATGTACAACAACGCCCTCCTCATCTACATCCTCCCGCAGTCCCTGGTGACCACCTCCGTGGTCACGGCGCTGTTCACCCGCATGAGCGAGAAGGCCGCGGCGAACGACGGCGCTGGCGTGCGCGATGACCTCTCGCTGGGGCTGCGCTCGGTGGCCGTGTTCACGGTGCTGGCCAGCGCCGGGATCGCGGTCCTGGCCACGCCCGCGCTCCAGGCCTTCGTGCCCTCGGTGTCCCTGGCGCAGGCCCGCGCGGCCGCGCCGATCCTCGTGGCCCTGGCGATGGGCATCGTGGTCCAGGGGATCTGGTTCACCACGCAGCGGGTGCTGCTCGCCTACGGGGACACCCGCCGCCTCGTGCGGGCGGACATCACCGTGGGTGTCATCCCGGTGGTCGTCTGCCTCCTCACCTACTTCCTGGCCGAGCCCCAGCACTGGATGCTCTGGGCGGCGATCTCGTCACCGATCGCCCAGGCCGGGGCGGTGGCCGTCGTGGTGCCGCTCATGCGCCGCCACCTGCCCGACCTCGACAGCCGGCGAGTCATCTCGACGCACCTGCGACTCATCGGCGCGGTCATCCCCGCGGTCGTCGCGGGCATCGGGGTGCGCGAGCTCCTGGGCGACGCCGACGGGCACCTCATGGGGGCCGCCGCCCTCGACGCCATCTTCGTCGTCCTCACCGTCGGGGCGATCATGACTCTGATCTACCTCGCCGCGGCCCGCGCCCTGCGGATCGATGAGCTCGCGATCCTCATGAACCCGGTGTCCGGCATCGTGACCAAGGCCGGGCGCGCGCTGCCCGGTGGCGCCGGCCGCGCCCTCACCCGCCTGGGCGGGTCACTGAAGATGGCCCCGGCGCGCCCCGCGCCCGCCACGGCAGCACCGGCCTCCGCGGCCCCCGCGCCCGACCGAGCACCCGCACCGGCCGCCCCACCAGCGGAGGCGATGCCCAGCACCGCGCCTGCCCATGCGCTCCCTGAATCACTGCCTCCCGCGGCGCGCACCGCCGTCTGGCCCACGGCCGCGCAGGAGCCGTCGCATGGGCAGACCGAAGCCCAGCCCCACGCCCAACCGACCACCATCCCCGTGGCGGGCGCGCCCGCCACGGGCGAGCCCCCCACCGCCCTCCCACCGTCCATCACCCCGGCGGGGAGCACCGGCGCGTTCGCCACCGGACCGGCACTCGCCTTCCCAGGCCCGCTAGCGCCCGCGGCGATCCCGCGATCCGAGGCCCCAGCAGGGAAGGTCTCCCCATCCAGTCCCGATTCTTTCGCTGTAAGAGCCCCGGGGGCGGCTACGATAAGTCCAAACGCACAGATAGCCGACAGCACGGGAGGCAGTGTCCGCATGGACGGCATGGATCAGGCGAAGCCCATCGGGTCGGGGCGTTACGCGCTCACGGCCGCGATGCCCGCCACCCTGCCCCGTATCGTGCGGCATCTCGGCCGCGACGCGATCCTGGGGCGCGAGGTCGTAGTCCTGACCCTCAGCGGTGCCACACCGCATCGCGACGAGATCCTTGATGCCGCCTCCCGCGCGGCCCTCATCGATGATGCCCGCCTTCAGAGGATCTACGACGTCGAGCACGGCAACCCGGCCTTCATCGTCTCCGAGTCCGTGGCGGGCCGCTCCTTCGGCTCGCTCGTGCGCGAGGGCCTGAGCCCCGCCCAGGTCCGCGCCATCGTGGGGGAGGCGGCCCAGGCGCTGGAAGCGGCCTCCCGCAGGGGACTGCACCACCTCAACCTCGCCCCCGAGTCCGTGCGGGTGATGCCCGATGGCACTGTGCGGATCTCCGGCGTCGGCATCGAGGCCGCGGCACTCGACCTGGAGAAGTCCAGCGGCGATCCGCTCGACCCCGATCGCGCCGACGCCCGCTCGCTCGTCGAGCTCCTCTACTTCGGGCTGACGCGCCGCTGGCCGGGCAAGCGCGCCGGCATCGCGCCCGCGCCTACCTCCGAGGGTATGCCCGCCCGCCCCTCGTCCTTCGTGCCCGCGCTCGCCTCGGAGAAGGAGCTCGACGATCTCGCCGCCAGGTCCTTCTCAGACCAGGCGCCGATCTCCGCCTCCGAGGTCGCCCACCAGCTCGGCCGTTGGGACACGGCCGATCTCCGCGGCCTCGTGCCGCAGGCGCCCACGACTCCGGGGCGGGCTCCCGCGCGGCCCTCCTCCGCCGCTCCCGCGCCATCGCCGCGGCCCTCGGCATCTCCCATGCCGGCCGAGGCGGCCAAGACCGTCCTCGGCCGCCTGCGCGGCCTGTCGGCCAATCGCGCCGGGGCCCTGGGCACGAGGCCCGGGGCGAGCGCGGCCTCCACCGAGGCCGCCTCCAGCGCCTCAGAACCCGCCACATCCACGGCGGCGCCGCTCCCGCCGGCCACCGCGAGCGCGGCCCCGCTCCCGCCGGCGGTTCCGGCAGCGCCGGCCAGCTCGACGGCCGCCCCGCCGCCCCCCGTGGAGGCGCCCACCCAGGCACTCCCGCCCGCCCAGCCCGCGCCGACACTCCTCGAGCCCCTCGACACCTCCGGCTCACTGCCCCGCATCGACGACGACTCGGAGGATGACGACGCCGAGACGAACAGCCGCGTCTCGACGGGCATCATCGTCGGCCTGCTCGCCATCGTGCTCGTCGTCGCCTACTTCGCGATCACCAACATCCTCCAGCTCCTGGGCGTGCCCCTCGTGGAGAAGGAGGTGCCCGCCGCGCGCACGGTGCCATCCACCGCCGCCGCCCCCAGCAGTGACGGCCGGGGCGGGGACGCGCCCGGCTCCCAGGCGCCGATCACCATCACCGGCGCGAAGAGCCTGAGTGGCCAGCATCCCGAGCTCGAGGGTCGCCTCGTCGATGGGGACACCTCCAAGGACTGGCACACCCAGTGGGCGAACCAGCCCACGGGACTGGGCAATGTGAGCATCGCCGTCACCCTGAAGCAGGCCGCCCCCGTCTCCGGGATCAGCCTCCAGGGGACCGGCCAGGGCGGTCACGTCCAGATCCGCGCCACCAGCGCGCAGGACCCCCAGGGGGGCACCCTGCTGGCGGAGGGCCCCTTCACCTCGGGGGCCACGTCCTTCTCCTTCGGTGCCACCACGACGGACACGATCGTGATCGTCATCACCGAGTTGCCGGTGGCCCCCGACGACGGCAAGAACAAGGCCACTATCACCGAGATCACCCTTCGATAG
- the trxB gene encoding thioredoxin-disulfide reductase: protein MIHDVVIVGSGPAGYTAAIYTARAQLSPIVLAGSVTAGGALMNTTEVENYPGYDEGIMGPELMSHMQEQAERFGADIRYEDVTALDLTGDIKRITTDDAVYEARTVIISTGSEYRKLGIDDEDRLSGHGVSYCATCDGFFFKDKPIVVVGGGDSAMEEATFLTRFGSSVTVVHRRDQLRASAAMAARAEADPKISFAWNSKVVALGGQDSLQSVTLEDTVTGERREIPAEGLFVAIGQIPRSELVKDVLELDDAGYIVVDAPSQRTAIPGVFACGDVADATYQQAITAAGSGCRAALDAEHYIASLTA, encoded by the coding sequence ATGATCCACGACGTCGTCATCGTCGGCTCCGGACCTGCCGGTTACACGGCCGCCATCTACACCGCGCGCGCGCAGCTGAGCCCCATCGTGCTCGCAGGCTCCGTGACGGCCGGGGGCGCCCTCATGAACACCACGGAGGTGGAGAACTACCCCGGGTACGACGAGGGCATCATGGGCCCCGAGCTCATGAGCCACATGCAGGAGCAGGCTGAGCGCTTCGGCGCGGACATCCGCTACGAGGACGTCACCGCGCTGGACCTGACCGGTGACATCAAGCGCATCACCACGGACGACGCCGTCTACGAGGCTCGCACCGTCATCATCTCCACGGGCTCGGAGTACCGCAAGCTCGGGATCGATGACGAGGACCGGCTCTCCGGCCACGGCGTCTCCTACTGCGCCACCTGCGACGGTTTCTTCTTCAAGGACAAGCCGATCGTCGTCGTCGGGGGTGGCGACTCCGCGATGGAGGAGGCCACGTTCCTCACCCGCTTCGGCTCCTCCGTCACCGTTGTCCACCGCCGCGACCAGCTGCGGGCGAGCGCCGCCATGGCCGCTCGCGCCGAGGCGGACCCGAAGATCTCCTTCGCCTGGAACTCCAAGGTCGTCGCGCTGGGCGGGCAGGATTCCCTCCAGTCCGTCACCCTGGAGGACACCGTCACCGGCGAGCGCCGCGAGATCCCCGCTGAGGGCCTGTTCGTCGCCATCGGCCAGATCCCGCGCTCCGAGCTCGTCAAGGACGTCCTCGAGCTCGACGACGCCGGCTACATCGTCGTTGACGCGCCCAGCCAGCGCACGGCCATCCCCGGGGTCTTCGCCTGTGGCGACGTCGCCGACGCCACCTACCAGCAGGCCATCACCGCTGCCGGCTCGGGCTGTCGCGCCGCGCTGGACGCTGAGCACTACATCGCCTCGCTCACCGCCTGA
- the trxA gene encoding thioredoxin: MSNALTVTDATYEAEVASSELPVLIDFWAPWCGPCRQMAPVVDKVADELGEKVKVVKVDIDENPSIAQSFGITSIPTFVVVKGGQTVHQFSGSRPKPAFLKEIEKALG; encoded by the coding sequence ATGTCCAACGCACTCACCGTCACCGACGCCACCTACGAGGCCGAGGTCGCCTCCTCCGAGCTTCCCGTCCTCATCGACTTCTGGGCGCCCTGGTGCGGCCCTTGCCGCCAGATGGCCCCGGTGGTGGACAAGGTTGCCGATGAGCTCGGCGAGAAGGTCAAGGTCGTCAAGGTCGACATCGACGAGAACCCGTCGATCGCTCAGTCCTTCGGCATCACCTCCATTCCGACGTTCGTCGTCGTCAAGGGCGGTCAGACCGTCCACCAGTTCTCCGGCTCCCGTCCCAAGCCGGCGTTCCTCAAGGAGATCGAGAAGGCCCTCGGCTGA
- the thrC gene encoding threonine synthase has protein sequence MQFISTRGQAPSVSFTEALLMGLEPDGGLAVPATIPTITANVLEDWRSLDYAALAAAVIGLFATDIPKADLRAIVSAAYGADRFPTPVVALKPLDGVVPGLTLVGLSEGPTMAFKDLAMQFLGQAIPYVLARDGKVLNILGATSGDTGSAAEHAFRGQEGVSVFMLSPVGRMSDVQRAQMYSLADPNIHNIAVDGVFDDCQALVKALSNDAAFKAEHSLGAVNSINIGRIVAQAVYYVWAWLRASDGVAAEERAPFHVDVVVPSGNFGNIYAGHLAKSMGLPIRRLILATNENNVLDDLFASGIYRPRSAAETLATSSPSMDISRASNLERFVWQLLGPEEFVSRWASLEETGSLDLTDRLRDMHEEFGFVSGTSTHKDRLASIARVHAEAGALIDPHTADGITVALRHMEQGYPTLVMETALAAKFAETVEEALGEAPEPPMFVRELLGKEQHVIEIPNSEDELRALIRRSALHRG, from the coding sequence ATGCAGTTCATCTCCACCCGTGGCCAGGCACCATCGGTCAGTTTCACCGAAGCGCTCCTCATGGGACTTGAACCCGATGGGGGGCTTGCTGTTCCCGCCACGATTCCCACGATCACCGCAAACGTCCTCGAGGACTGGCGCTCTCTTGACTACGCCGCACTGGCAGCGGCCGTCATCGGCCTCTTCGCGACCGACATCCCCAAGGCCGATCTGCGCGCGATCGTCTCGGCAGCCTATGGAGCCGACCGATTCCCGACTCCCGTGGTTGCACTGAAACCGCTCGACGGCGTCGTTCCCGGCCTCACGCTGGTCGGGCTGTCCGAGGGGCCCACGATGGCGTTCAAGGACCTCGCGATGCAGTTCCTGGGTCAGGCGATCCCGTACGTGCTCGCGCGCGATGGGAAGGTCCTCAACATCCTCGGTGCGACCAGCGGCGACACCGGCTCGGCCGCCGAGCACGCCTTCCGCGGGCAGGAAGGGGTCTCGGTGTTCATGCTCTCGCCGGTTGGGAGGATGAGCGACGTGCAACGCGCGCAGATGTACTCCCTGGCCGATCCGAATATCCACAATATCGCGGTTGACGGAGTGTTCGATGACTGTCAGGCGCTCGTCAAGGCCCTCAGCAACGATGCCGCCTTCAAGGCTGAGCACAGCCTCGGCGCTGTCAACTCCATTAACATCGGCCGCATCGTCGCCCAGGCGGTCTACTACGTTTGGGCATGGTTGCGAGCCTCCGACGGCGTTGCGGCAGAGGAGCGGGCACCGTTCCACGTGGACGTAGTAGTTCCGTCCGGAAACTTCGGCAATATCTACGCCGGTCACCTCGCCAAGAGCATGGGCCTCCCAATCCGCCGGCTCATCCTGGCGACGAACGAGAACAACGTCCTCGATGACCTCTTCGCCTCCGGCATCTACCGCCCGCGCTCAGCGGCCGAGACCCTGGCGACCTCAAGCCCCTCGATGGACATCTCACGCGCCTCCAACCTGGAGCGCTTCGTGTGGCAACTCCTCGGACCGGAAGAGTTCGTCTCCCGTTGGGCCTCGCTGGAGGAGACCGGCTCTCTCGATCTCACCGACCGTCTCCGGGACATGCATGAGGAATTCGGCTTCGTCTCCGGCACGTCAACACACAAGGATCGTCTTGCCTCGATCGCGCGCGTCCATGCGGAGGCCGGTGCGCTCATCGATCCTCATACCGCTGACGGCATCACCGTGGCCCTGCGCCACATGGAACAGGGATACCCAACACTCGTCATGGAGACGGCCCTGGCCGCCAAGTTCGCCGAGACCGTGGAGGAGGCTCTCGGTGAGGCGCCCGAACCACCGATGTTTGTGCGGGAGCTCCTCGGCAAGGAGCAGCACGTCATCGAGATCCCGAACAGCGAGGATGAGCTGCGCGCGCTGATCAGGCGCTCAGCCCTGCATCGGGGCTGA
- a CDS encoding PLP-dependent aminotransferase family protein — MTDPQHVKGNRLDPWLDNYAARAHGLRASETRSLFAVAARPEVVSLAGGMPNLKDLPLERLAEATATMLRKDGGKALQYGNGQGLPRLREQIPEVMALEGIDADPEDVIITTGSQQAVDIITELFIDPGDVVLAEAPTYVGSLSIFSTYQADVQQVPIDAEGVIPEALEERIESLKRQGRTVKFFYCLPNFHNPAGVTLSEERRPQIIEICRRHHVLIVEDNPYGLLGFEGQTYTALKTLAPDDVVYLGSFSKIFAPGYRVGWAVAPPAVRDKMKLASEAAILCPSSMGQYSISTYLEQFDWRAQISEFRGMYRRRRDAMISALEEYLPGCTWNTPDGGFYVWLGLPEGLDAKEMLPRAVTNLVAYVSGTAFFAGGRAGEDHLRLSFCYPEPEEIREGVRRLSEVVARDLELVQLFGPARSEPRPGVSAPAPDQI, encoded by the coding sequence GTGACTGATCCGCAGCATGTGAAAGGGAACCGGCTCGATCCCTGGCTCGACAACTACGCAGCGCGCGCCCATGGTCTGCGCGCCTCAGAGACACGCTCCTTGTTCGCCGTGGCTGCCCGCCCCGAGGTCGTCTCACTCGCCGGCGGCATGCCCAATCTGAAAGACCTGCCTCTGGAACGACTCGCTGAGGCCACCGCGACCATGCTGCGCAAAGATGGTGGAAAGGCGCTGCAATACGGCAACGGGCAGGGACTGCCCCGTCTTCGGGAGCAGATCCCTGAGGTGATGGCGCTGGAGGGGATCGACGCTGATCCTGAAGACGTCATCATCACCACCGGATCCCAACAGGCCGTCGATATCATCACCGAGCTGTTCATCGATCCGGGAGATGTGGTGCTCGCGGAAGCGCCCACCTATGTCGGCTCCCTGTCCATCTTCTCCACCTACCAGGCGGACGTGCAACAGGTCCCCATCGATGCTGAGGGCGTCATCCCGGAGGCCCTGGAGGAGCGCATTGAGTCACTCAAGCGTCAGGGGCGGACCGTGAAGTTCTTCTACTGCCTCCCCAACTTCCACAACCCCGCGGGAGTCACGCTCTCAGAGGAGAGGCGTCCACAGATCATCGAGATCTGCCGCCGCCACCATGTGCTCATCGTCGAGGACAATCCTTATGGGCTTCTCGGCTTCGAGGGCCAGACCTATACGGCCTTGAAGACGCTCGCCCCGGATGATGTCGTCTACCTTGGCTCTTTCTCGAAGATCTTCGCCCCGGGCTACCGCGTCGGATGGGCGGTGGCCCCGCCAGCGGTCCGGGACAAGATGAAACTCGCCTCAGAGGCAGCGATCCTCTGCCCCTCTTCCATGGGGCAGTACTCGATCTCCACCTATCTCGAGCAGTTCGACTGGCGCGCGCAGATCTCCGAGTTCCGCGGCATGTATCGCCGCCGCAGGGACGCCATGATCTCCGCCCTGGAGGAGTACCTTCCCGGTTGCACGTGGAACACTCCCGACGGCGGCTTCTACGTCTGGCTTGGTCTGCCCGAGGGCCTGGATGCGAAGGAGATGCTTCCCAGGGCCGTCACGAATCTCGTCGCCTATGTCTCCGGTACCGCGTTCTTCGCGGGAGGCCGAGCCGGCGAGGATCATCTCAGGCTCTCCTTCTGCTATCCCGAGCCGGAGGAGATCAGAGAGGGGGTCCGCCGGCTCTCGGAAGTCGTGGCCCGCGATCTTGAGCTTGTCCAGTTGTTCGGCCCGGCGCGCTCTGAGCCGCGCCCCGGCGTATCCGCTCCCGCCCCCGACCAGATCTGA